In one window of Methanosarcina vacuolata Z-761 DNA:
- a CDS encoding helix-turn-helix transcriptional regulator, with protein sequence MGSKIGLMELVFRSERRRTLLIYLKDGPRSIDEIQEHLSVDSVSILPQLKRLKDRELIIQKGHTYELSIMGKAIVDKMLPLLGTLEVFEDNFDYWSRRSFDGIPFFLRSRILELKSCKIIRPDLSHMFELDPKFVENLLLSRQVISFSSYFHPSLVSLYLEIAKKETQTSLILTEPVLKRFKADYSESFQTLAQFEHVSLSLFPKNSKLAGVTVTDRFFLLTILPQVKFFEHESLFSSEPQALKWGTDLFSYLQKEAVPVSVKTNAIIL encoded by the coding sequence ATGGGCTCAAAAATCGGGTTAATGGAACTGGTCTTTCGGTCGGAGAGACGCAGAACCCTCCTGATTTACCTCAAAGATGGGCCCAGATCCATAGATGAAATTCAGGAACACCTGTCGGTAGATTCTGTCTCTATCCTCCCCCAGCTTAAAAGACTTAAGGACAGAGAACTAATTATACAGAAGGGTCACACTTATGAGCTTTCCATTATGGGAAAAGCAATTGTAGATAAGATGTTGCCTCTTCTGGGTACTCTGGAAGTGTTCGAAGATAATTTTGATTACTGGTCACGACGGAGTTTCGATGGAATCCCCTTTTTTTTACGAAGTAGAATCCTGGAGTTAAAAAGCTGCAAAATTATCCGTCCGGATCTGAGCCATATGTTTGAACTGGACCCCAAGTTTGTGGAAAATCTCCTTCTTTCAAGGCAGGTTATCAGCTTCAGTTCCTATTTTCATCCCTCACTTGTTTCTCTCTACCTGGAAATCGCAAAGAAAGAAACTCAAACTTCTTTAATTCTGACCGAGCCTGTGTTAAAGAGGTTTAAAGCTGATTACAGCGAAAGTTTCCAAACTCTGGCTCAGTTTGAACATGTCAGTTTGTCTCTTTTTCCGAAAAACTCTAAACTCGCAGGAGTTACAGTTACAGATAGGTTCTTCCTGCTCACCATTCTTCCTCAAGTAAAGTTTTTTGAGCATGAAAGCCTGTTCAGCTCCGAGCCTCAAGCTCTCAAATGGGGTACCGATCTATTTTCATACTTACAAAAGGAAGCCGTTCCGGTTTCAGTCAAAACGAATGCAATAATTCTTTAG